In Rosa rugosa chromosome 4, drRosRugo1.1, whole genome shotgun sequence, the genomic stretch GTAAACTCTCATCCCCCAAATGCATATCATATTACATCCCTACCCACCATCATATTACATCCCCCAAATGCATATCACATTGAATCCCACCAATCAATCATTCAACCCCACAGCAACAAAAACATTGAATAAGCAATTACTGAATAATCAATCAGAAAAAGGATAAGCAATTACCGAAATCTGTAAATCTTTTCCTTGGAAGGTGGAGAAAGCCCTCATATTCTCTGCTGCCTTCGTCAATTACAGACTAACAATTCCTGCAATTATTTCCCCATGTGTCATTCCCCAAACATCCAAGAAGAAACATCAACCAAATCATAAATGAAAGCTTACATTGACGGAGGTCGAAGACGGGGCTGCATCAACCAAATCGCAGATGGCTAACAGCCCAACACAAATCGAAGATGCGATGTTTCTGGGTTCCAGACTTTGAGGGCGATCGTCTTGCTCATCTGGGTTTTGATCATAAGAATTGGGGTTGGAGAATGGAGAGTTGGAGACACAGAGAGTGAGCGTTAGAGAGAACTAGAGAAGACTAACGCGatgtttttagggttttgatcgaATGGATAGGAGTTAGTTTGATCGGATTTGGAAGACTAACTTGGCGCCTGATCACATGAGAAGGGGTCTATTTTACAGAAATAAACTCGGCCCTAATATCCACTTATACACTGACATCTGTATTTCGATTCTAAGGGGGTTTTAAAAACAAGAACCGGAACCGAACCGAGAAGACTTCACCAGAGACCGAACCGAGAAAAATGTAAATACATATGccctaaaaccgaaccgaaccgggtttttcggtgcggttcctTCGGTTTTACGGTTCGCCAGGCCAGCCCTAAGAGACATTGGATCTCTTATATCCAAGATGCCACAGCCAAAATGTGAATTCAGAAACTAATCCTGACCGCCCTAGACGACTAGAGTCACCACCAGGTTCACACCCATGCTCCCTCCTTCAAGGCAACCTGCCCTTTGTAGTCGTCCACAGTAAAATTAATGACATTAAGTTAAAATAATAAATATGTTGGATTTGGGTTAAATCATCTATTTCCCAATCCTGTAATCCAACTATCCAAAGTATCTTCTGggttcaagagaccattcaggCAATCTATTTCTGATATAATGCAATCTTGGTGAGGATAGAAGATTAATGACTGTACTGTTTTGTTGTTTGGGCTTCTACCCTCCATCCAACCAAGAAAAACCCCAGAGCCTTGAATAGCTTGATGACGGTTTTCGGTGTCTAAGCTTGATTGTTTTCCAGGGTTGATTTTTACGTTTATGTGAATCAATCTAGGAATTCATTTATGGCATTTTGTCCCAATGCTCGATCAGTCGATCTGGTAGTGTTGGTTTAGTGGTTCCGGATGACACTAGCAACCTAAATCAGATTTGTATGTAAGCTTTTCCGTCATGTTACTAGCCCGGAACATATTTGAATTCCTTGCCGAGGTTTAGTTTGTGACCTTGTCGCTTGTCAGATGTCACCGGGCGAGACTAACTCCATGCATGCTTTTGGGTTCACCTCTGTCGTACGTTTCACATACCTCAAATTTGGGACATGTGCATGACGATATCTCAAATAGTTTGATTTTTCAGACGTTCGTCAATGTACTGTCCATAGTCTGACGTGTTTTATCATTCTTACTAGTAGTTCTGTTATGTGGAATGATGAGCCTCCGGATCGGATTTTCTCCCTATATGATCCTCTTTCTAAAGCTGCCATATTAGTTGTTGACGATTAGATACATTCATGGAGACTGGGGacataaatcacaaatatatacgCACCTTTAAGAAATAGGGTCCAGTATTTGTTGCGTGCAAAATATTTCAGGGAGCACACTATTTGAGTTTAGAATCAGAGGTTGATTAATCAATTTTCTCTACTTCATCTTCTTCGAtcttttttccttccctgagaAGAAAGTCAATGCACGTATGTAGGACGTCAAATTAATGTGATGAGAGAGTTGAAAAATGAATATTACAAAGAGATTATATGTTAGTATAAGAAttgtatgttggcattcccCTTATACAAAACTTGAGTGTTCTAGCTAAAAGTGTGTGAGTGATTTGATCTAAGCATTTGGATCAGTAACACATGACAATGACGCACTGACTCATACGTTTGTTGGGTGAGTTTCAGTCATCACATTGTGCAGAATTAATTATGAGGATTGTTAGCTGTCTTCAATCCTGAGGTCGTCAACTTTTGAAACACTTGTTAGTGGTCTGCATCAATTTCTGCATGCTTGAAAAGTTCTGATAAGTGCTATGCACTCTTCTCGTGCATCCATGTGTTTTCCTTCTTTACATGTCATAGGGTCAGGATTTGAGATATTGTGATAAGTGCTATGCACCTTTCTGTAAGCATCCATGTGGTTGATTTAATTAAGTCATAGTGCTGTGCACTCTCCATGTGGTTGTTTTAATTAAGTCATAGTACTGTGCATTCTTTGTGTCTACATGATGCGCCCATatgccttctttttctttttatcttacAGGCTGGTGTCCCCTCACGTGGACTTGCACTTTGAGCGTTTAACAAAGTTCTTCTAAGCAGTCTGGGTGTATAAAAAGAATGCTTTGGTTCCATAAGTTGTATCGGTTTTGAGGTGTAGTGTCTGAGTTCAATGTTCAAGAGAATAAGTGAGTCATGAGTGTATTCTATTCTTAACATTCTCTTGTATTCAATACCGATGAGTtcagttgagaaaatcaactatgTTTGAGTTTTCAAGACCGATGTTTTCAAGACAAGTGGAGCACATTTAGAAGCTGTAGACAAATTACTGAGAGGTAGTTCAACTGGCTAAAAGAGTTTAGCTAGAGATAACCGAGTCCAGAGTTATCCGAGAGGTTGTAAGTGTACTTTGTATTTTGTTTACTATTTTATAGTGTGTGCTTAAGCACTTGGCCTGaggcccgcagttgtttacctcacttttgagggttttactgcgtaaaCATTTTCCTGTGTTCTTTACTTTTCTGTTATTTATTCTTATGCTTGCATATGGTAAATACTTTATACTGTGGTTAGGGATAGATAGGCTTTTCCAATCCCTCAACAACGTCCAGGAAAATTGATTGCAAATAATTGTTAAttgcctattcaccccccctctaggccattctagtactttcatttggtatcaaagcaggtcACTAGTTCTCCTAGTGAGATCCGTAGGGTGTCTAGAATGGATAGAGATAGAGAACGTTCTGGTTCTATAAACTGTCCACCTTTTTTTGATGGGAATGATTATTCTCAGTGGAAAATTATGATGCAAGCCTTCTTACATTCACAGGATGAACATATCTGGAATATTGTTGAACTTGGGTGGGAGGTTCCCACAAAGGAAACTAAGTCTAAAGAGAGTGAGAGTTCTGCTTCCATAAAAGAACCTAAGTCTAGGCAAGATTGGTCTATAGCTGAAGTGCGTGATTTTAACAATGATGTTAAAGCACGGCACAGCTTGTATACGGCTCTTtctatgaaagaaaagaagcgtATTGGAACCTGTAAGACTGCGAAGAAggcatgggatcttcttcaAATGACTTATGAAGGAAACAAGAAAGTTAGGACTCAGAAACTTCAGAAATTAATTTCTGAGTTTGAGACAATGACTATGGGAGATGATGAGTCGATTGATGATTTTCATTCTAGGCTTATAAATGTGACGAATGAGTGTGATAGTCTTGGTGATCCTATTGCTGAGAATAGGATTGTAAAGAAATTCCTTAGGTCCTTACCTTtgagttttcaaaataaacaaACTGCCATTGAAGAAGTTCAGGATTTAGATACCTATACCTTAGATGAACTTCTTGGGAATCTTCAaacttttgaaatgaaaatcaggCCAGATAAGAAAGTAAAAACCATTGCCTTGAATGCTGTTAGGAAAGTGGATGAAAAGCCAAAAGAGTTAGTAAAGGAAAAGGATAGTGACTCCGATTTTACTGCTGAAGACTTTGCTCTCTTAACCAAACATTACAAAAAGTTTTTAAGATCTGGTAATTCGTTTCAAAATTCCAAGAACTTCTCTGGGTCTAGTTCTAGGAGAAATATGAGCGGTGACTATTCTTCTGAAAAAGACACTAAAGCTAGGTTTACCTATAAGAAACCTTCTGTTGATAAACCTAAGTGTTTTGAGTGTCAGGGTTTCGGACATCTTGCGGCAGATTGTGGAAATAAGAGATTCAAGGCTCATTCAAATAAGGCTATGAACACAACCTGGAGTGACTCTGAGTCTGACACTCAATCTGAGTGTGGTGAAGACAACGTTGCCTTAACTGCTGCTCTTCATCCTTCATCCTCATGTGAGTATGAAGAAAAGGATCttgatgatgaagaaacaaatgatcaAGCCATGGCTGACAAATACCAAGAAATGTGTAGAGCCTCGACCAAAATGTTGAAGCTAAATCAATCCTTGAGTGAAAAACTTTGTCTGGTAGAACAAGAAAAGGAAGGGATTGCTAAGCACCTGCAATCCTGCACAAAAAACTGGGAGATCGAGAAGTCAGTGTATGTTGGGCGTATAAAGAGCTTACAAGATAATTTGGATACTCAAATTAGTCTTGTTAACTCCTTGTCTTCTGAAAAACTGAGCCTAGAACTTTCTTTGAAAGAATCTCAAGAAAAATTTTTAAAGTTTTCAATAAGTTCTGACAAAGTTTCAAAAATGATAGGCATTGGAAAAGTTGGAGGGGACAAGAAGGGAATAGGATTCTCTGACAGCACTTCTTTCAAGGACTCAAAACCCATCAGGTTTGtgaaagaaaaaagggaaattcgtccaaacagtgtctgaacttttccagactattaattttcatacctatactttgaaaaatgtcataatggtacctgaagttttggccccgacccaatttccgtacctagcaacagtaaagtcgtcaacggcgttaaattttgaggggtaaatctggaacttcaggtattctcaagagaaaatcttccaaacagtgtctgaacttttccagactattaattttcatacctatactttgaaaaatatcaaaatggtacctgacgatttaagcccgacccaatattcatacccaggaacagtaaaaccgttgactccgttgaacagtaccagaaaagtatgccaataactaccgttgggttcaaacattgccccccagacctcgaagtcaaaggtcttcgtcttacaTCTATAGATGTATGATCCGATCGCAACTTCGAATATGGGAGTTGATTCCAAAGCAGTTGAGAGCCGCAGAACTCAGCTACCTACCTCAGTTTTCTAtcaggagaaaaaattgaactcGGGTTCTTTACTCCTAACAGAAGCTCTGGTACTAGAAGATATGTTGGAATTCGCTAGTACAGATCGAATCCACAATGTGAGGCGTCAACCACCCAATTATTCCCTCTCAGTGATGGCTTCGCCGGCAACGCGATCTTCTCCAGCATCTTCTCTGCttcgatttcaatcaaaaatcccaaaacccacaatccaaaaaatcaaattcaattatttgcagctgaaatcaatttcaatttttctttttttgatgggtttgggagaagacaacagagaagaaggaaagaaaagtcgtGATTAGGTAGATGCATGTGGAAATTTTGGTAGCTATAACAGCAAAAATGGTTTGGTTTGCAAGTGTTTGCTCGGTTTTAAGCCTAGTTCACCAGATAATTGGAATCATGGAGATTATTTGGGTGGATGCACAAGGAAATTTCAATGCTTTAGGTTGGAATCCGACGAGTCTAATAACAAAGGAATCTGAAATTTTGGTAATTCCACTTTGGGTCAAGTCTGGGTCCGATCTCTGTCGGAAATGGAATGGCGAAGCGATTCCGATCTCTGTCAAAACGGGATGTCGTAGTTTGGGCAATCTGCTAGAAAGCCTTGACGCGGGACCCTAAGTCAGGTTCTGGGGTGTCGGAGGACGATTCCGAATTCAGGTCGTCGATGTAGATGAAGGTCGGGTTCCGATCAAGTATGGGTCTGAGCACGGCTGTTGGCGGTGGTCTGGCATCGTACGCGTATCTTCCTGAGTTCTTCTGGATACGGGTATATGAATATTTAGATCTAGGTATACCATGTTGATATTGGTATTTGAATCTCGTATTGGGCAtggtagttattggcatacttttctggtactgttcaacggagtcaaccgttttactgttcctaggtatgaatattgggtcaggcttaaatcgtcaggtaccattttgatatttttcaaagtataggtatgaaaattaatagtctggaaaagttcagacactgtttagaagattttcccttgagaatacctgaagttccagatttacccctcaaaatttaacacccttgacgactttactgttgctaggtacagaAATTAGGTCAGGGCCAAAatttcaggtaccattatgacatttttcaaagtataggtatgaaaattaatagtctggaaaagttcagacactgtttggacgaatttcccaaGAAAAAATGACTCCTAAGAATGAATTTCCTCCTCCTTTTAAAAGGTTTGTTCCCATATGTCACTACTGTGGTATACTTGGTCACATTAGACCCAGGTGTAATCGTCTCAAGAAACATTTTCAAGTATCCAGTGTGTCTAAAAGGTCAGTTCAAAACATGTCCTTGCATGACAAATTGAAAGAACATTTGAAAGAAGTTAACAGGATTACAAAGCTGGTTTCAATCCCAAAGTCTTCAACTCCAAAATCAAAACAAGTCTGGGTAGAAAAAGGTTCACACTCTTGTCATGTTGCTTCTGTAAATATTCCTTCCTCTGATTTATCCGTGTTTGATAATACTTGTGTGCATCAAAAAGATTCAGATTTTATTGAAGCAACTTGTCTTGTTGCCTTAACTGTTTTAGCAGCAAGAAGGGCTGATACTTGGTACATTGATAGTGGTTGTTCTAGACATATGACAGGTGACAAAAGCTGGTTCACTTCTTTCTCAGACGAGTTCACATGTGGATCTGTTACTTTTGGAGATGGAAGGAAAGCAAAAGTAATCGGTAAAGGGAGTGTTTGCACACCAGGTATCCCCAACTTACAGAATGTTTTATATGTGGAAGGGTTGTATTCAAATCTGATCAGTGTGAGTCAAATGTGTGATGATTATGAAGGTGTTTATTTCAACAAAGATAACTGTGTTGTACTTGATAATGTTGGCAAAAGTATCATGGGAGGAAAGCGGTCCAAAGATAATTGTTTCTGCATACATGCAAATGAAACTAACATGTCTCAGGTGTGCAtgaagatcaaaactacaaatgATATTTTGGAACTTTGGCACCAACGGTTGGGGCACATCAACTTTCAAGATCTTGTGAAGTTGTCCAGCAAGGAAGGTGTACGTGGCTTACCAAAATTAAGTGGACAAACAGATATTGTCTGTGAAGGTTGCAAGCTTGGTAAACAAATAAGGAGTTCACACCGTGTAATCAATGAAATCACAACCTCCCAACCTTTGGATCTAATGCACATGGACTTAGTCGGACCTATTCAGACAGAAAGTATAGGAGGTAAGAAGTATATACTTGTCCTTGTTGATGATTTTACCCGATTCACATGGGTAAACTTTTTGAGAGAAAAATCTGATGCTTTCACTAGTTTTAAAGGGCTATGCAAAAGGATTTTAAATGAGAAAAGCTCTTCAAATACTAGCATTGTTAGGATTAGA encodes the following:
- the LOC133744253 gene encoding uncharacterized protein LOC133744253, with translation MDRDRERSGSINCPPFFDGNDYSQWKIMMQAFLHSQDEHIWNIVELGWEVPTKETKSKESESSASIKEPKSRQDWSIAEVRDFNNDVKARHSLYTALSMKEKKRIGTCKTAKKAWDLLQMTYEGNKKVRTQKLQKLISEFETMTMGDDESIDDFHSRLINVTNECDSLGDPIAENRIVKKFLRSLPLSFQNKQTAIEEVQDLDTYTLDELLGNLQTFEMKIRPDKKVKTIALNAVRKVDEKPKELVKEKDSDSDFTAEDFALLTKHYKKFLRSGNSFQNSKNFSGSSSRRNMSGDYSSEKDTKARFTYKKPSVDKPKCFECQGFGHLAADCGNKRFKAHSNKAMNTTWSDSESDTQSECGEDNVALTAALHPSSSCEYEEKDLDDEETNDQAMADKYQEMCRASTKMLKLNQSLSEKLCLVEQEKEGIAKHLQSCTKNWEIEKSVYVGRIKSLQDNLDTQISLVNSLSSEKLSLELSLKESQEKFLKFSISSDKVSKMIGIGKVGGDKKGIGFSDSTSFKDSKPIRSSGTRRYVGIR